The proteins below come from a single Mya arenaria isolate MELC-2E11 chromosome 8, ASM2691426v1 genomic window:
- the LOC128243628 gene encoding arylalkylamine N-acetyltransferase 1-like isoform X2, protein MSNTDREAFRKTKEDMHLPFGELTLITEDRYKDVLEKVQECFVIDEPIGKAVGIKWSPFFESFWLKALKTGISLMVVNPEDNDIIGFRINEYSLRKENMPDLNKLDDESLKIKDAFLLYAIGKANIYDHYSTDEAVHFLGLGVTRKYRKQGFGTLLMESGIKLAKNLGISPCYITGECSSNFSKRIYERLGFDVLSETAYEDFEIEGKKVIQNTGEHKSIKIYGKAI, encoded by the coding sequence GCATTTCGGAAGACAAAAGAGGATATGCACTTGCCATTCGGTGAGCTTACGCTGATTACAGAAGACAGGTACAAGGATGTTTTAGAAAAGGTCCAAGAATGTTTCGTTATCGATGAGCCTATTGGAAAAGCTGTAGGCATTAAGTGGTCCCCATTTTTTGAATCATTCTGGTTAAAGGCGCTAAAGACAGGAATATCATTGATGGTTGTTAATCCCGAAGACAACGATATCATTGGCTTCCGAATAAATGAATACTcattaagaaaagaaaatatgcCGGATTTGAATAAGCTGGATGACGAGAGTCTGAAAATAAAGGATGCGTTCTTGCTTTATGCAATAGGGAAAGCGAATATCTACGACCACTACAGCACTGATGAAGCCGTTCATTTCCTTGGACTTGGAGTCACAAGGAAATATAGAAAGCAAGGGTTTGGGACCTTGCTTATGGAAAGTGGAATAAAGTTGGCCAAGAACCTCGGCATCAGCCCTTGCTATATCACAGGTGAATGTTCCTCGAACTTTTCAAAGAGGATTTATGAACGGTTAGGTTTTGACGTTTTGTCTGAAACGGCCTATGAAGATTTTGAAATCGAAGGAAAGAAAGTAATTCAGAATACTGGAGAACACAAATCGATAAAGATCTACGGGAAAGCGATTTAA
- the LOC128243628 gene encoding arylalkylamine N-acetyltransferase 1-like isoform X1 — protein sequence MNKNTGLESISRETIQEAFRKTKEDMHLPFGELTLITEDRYKDVLEKVQECFVIDEPIGKAVGIKWSPFFESFWLKALKTGISLMVVNPEDNDIIGFRINEYSLRKENMPDLNKLDDESLKIKDAFLLYAIGKANIYDHYSTDEAVHFLGLGVTRKYRKQGFGTLLMESGIKLAKNLGISPCYITGECSSNFSKRIYERLGFDVLSETAYEDFEIEGKKVIQNTGEHKSIKIYGKAI from the coding sequence GCATTTCGGAAGACAAAAGAGGATATGCACTTGCCATTCGGTGAGCTTACGCTGATTACAGAAGACAGGTACAAGGATGTTTTAGAAAAGGTCCAAGAATGTTTCGTTATCGATGAGCCTATTGGAAAAGCTGTAGGCATTAAGTGGTCCCCATTTTTTGAATCATTCTGGTTAAAGGCGCTAAAGACAGGAATATCATTGATGGTTGTTAATCCCGAAGACAACGATATCATTGGCTTCCGAATAAATGAATACTcattaagaaaagaaaatatgcCGGATTTGAATAAGCTGGATGACGAGAGTCTGAAAATAAAGGATGCGTTCTTGCTTTATGCAATAGGGAAAGCGAATATCTACGACCACTACAGCACTGATGAAGCCGTTCATTTCCTTGGACTTGGAGTCACAAGGAAATATAGAAAGCAAGGGTTTGGGACCTTGCTTATGGAAAGTGGAATAAAGTTGGCCAAGAACCTCGGCATCAGCCCTTGCTATATCACAGGTGAATGTTCCTCGAACTTTTCAAAGAGGATTTATGAACGGTTAGGTTTTGACGTTTTGTCTGAAACGGCCTATGAAGATTTTGAAATCGAAGGAAAGAAAGTAATTCAGAATACTGGAGAACACAAATCGATAAAGATCTACGGGAAAGCGATTTAA
- the LOC128243623 gene encoding uncharacterized protein LOC128243623 gives MSTKDAKPVIGLVVLGFSALSQLVCLFLTRVLVKLKHGDYTSTMKTLLYTSSFLEQISFMVFHIKYQYMNIDFDSTDECTVLRFLSTFFAAFSTMWILCISVFYLVLTIKPQKCFSFHARFLSHCTAWTWTCVSSLMYLVLAFLLRERYMHELTHQCWSNIRDTIHMYSTYGNEIIPLMFVIMVSSIARLRISKTRYQLGNFMQNSECNINGSRLVCTLNGYVVLSSLLVLYYILLTFRILLDPRGSDIVLMLFQAGRGYAIAITTCFLDEDVLSLVCKRTFQRPTVVTSTNGRSAFDNNQEMQTFIFQ, from the coding sequence ATGTCAACGAAGGATGCCAAGCCAGTTATTGGATTAGTCGTACTTGGATTTTCAGCGCTGTCGCAACTTGTTTGTCTCTTTCTAACACGTGTACTTGTGAAATTGAAACATGGTGACTATACATCGACTATGAAGACCCTGTTGTACACATCATCATTCCTGGAACAAATTTCATTCATGGTATTTCACATCAAGTACCAATACATGAACATTGATTTCGACAGTACAGACGAATGTACAGTCTTGAGGTTTCTGTCCACATTTTTTGCGGCGTTCTCAACCATGTGGATACTGTGTATCTCCGTTTTCTATTTAGTGTTGACCATTAAGCCCCAGAAATGTTTCAGCTTTCACGCACGTTTCCTCTCCCACTGTACTGCGTGGACGTGGACGTGCGTCAGTTCTCTTATGTACCTCGTGCTCGCTTTCCTCCTGCGCGAGAGATACATGCACGAGCTTACGCATCAATGCTGGAGTAACATCCGGGACACTATTCACATGTACAGCACCTATGGAAATGAGATCATTCCGCTGATGTTCGTCATCATGGTTTCATCCATAGCAAGACTTCGAATCTCAAAAACGAGATACCAACTGGGGAATTTCATGCAGAATTCGGAGTGTAACATCAATGGATCGCGTCTAGTCTGTACTTTAAACGGTTACGTTGTTTTATCTTCTCTCTTAGTTCTATACTACATATTACTTACGTTTAGGATATTGCTGGATCCGAGGGGATCGGATATCGTATTGATGCTATTTCAGGCCGGTAGGGGCTACGCTATAGCCATTACAACGTGCTTTCTGGATGAGGACGTGCTGTCTCTCGTGTGTAAGAGAACGTTTCAAAGACCAACAGTAGTGACGTCCACAAATGGACGATCAGCTTTTGATAATAACCAAGAAATGCAAACCTTTATATTTCAATAg